The following are from one region of the bacterium genome:
- a CDS encoding 4Fe-4S dicluster domain-containing protein, whose amino-acid sequence MEEVEKVTISIMGREYRVPAGLTILQAMELSGYQLVRGVGCRGGVCGACSAMYRIAGDYRLKSGLACQTVVEDDMELVQLPFYPANKAVYDVETTVPTEKTLLEHYPEIARCMGCNSCTLICPQNLEVMEYISAALRGDVEKVARLSFECILCRLCATRCPADEVQPFVAILARRLYGRHLAPASPHVAKRVGEIGEGRFDDQLSEMKKKSKDELREMYKARDIEPQ is encoded by the coding sequence GTGGAAGAGGTCGAAAAGGTAACTATCAGCATAATGGGCCGGGAGTACCGCGTACCCGCGGGCCTTACCATCCTGCAGGCCATGGAGTTATCCGGTTATCAACTGGTGCGGGGCGTGGGGTGCCGCGGCGGCGTGTGCGGCGCCTGCTCGGCGATGTACCGCATCGCCGGCGACTACCGCCTTAAATCCGGCCTCGCGTGCCAGACCGTCGTCGAGGACGATATGGAACTGGTCCAGCTGCCGTTCTATCCGGCCAATAAGGCCGTGTACGACGTCGAGACGACCGTCCCCACCGAAAAGACGCTTTTGGAACATTATCCCGAGATCGCCCGGTGCATGGGCTGTAATTCGTGCACGCTGATTTGTCCTCAGAACCTCGAGGTTATGGAGTATATATCGGCGGCGCTCCGCGGCGACGTCGAGAAGGTGGCCCGGCTCTCGTTCGAGTGCATACTGTGCCGGCTGTGCGCGACGCGCTGCCCGGCGGACGAGGTGCAGCCTTTCGTCGCGATTCTGGCGCGTCGCCTTTACGGCCGTCACCTGGCGCCGGCCTCGCCCCACGTCGCCAAACGCGTCGGCGAAATCGGGGAAGGCCGGTTCGACGACCAACTGAGCGAAATGAAGAAGAAAAGTAAGGACGAGCTG
- a CDS encoding 4Fe-4S dicluster domain-containing protein: MSPYFNYEPPRYRTALDIVLDEEFPPVARCRLLSEGIKPYHRLALAEAEIAGDKGCVGCGNCVDSCPILRREPERLQKTEQRTSMALESIVGEDCEQCYACILACPQVETNLKDFVVDTRVPEVIAPSKTMTFLDKYLMAVVAIAIGVLLGLFLRT; this comes from the coding sequence ATGTCGCCGTACTTCAACTACGAGCCGCCGCGCTACCGTACCGCTTTGGACATTGTACTCGACGAGGAATTCCCGCCGGTGGCGCGGTGCCGCCTTCTCTCCGAGGGGATAAAGCCGTACCACCGGCTGGCGCTGGCCGAGGCCGAGATAGCGGGCGACAAGGGGTGCGTCGGCTGCGGCAATTGCGTCGACTCCTGTCCCATCCTCCGCCGCGAGCCGGAGCGCCTCCAGAAGACCGAGCAGCGAACGTCGATGGCGTTGGAGTCCATCGTCGGCGAGGACTGCGAGCAGTGCTACGCCTGCATCCTGGCCTGCCCGCAGGTGGAGACGAACTTAAAGGACTTCGTCGTGGATACGCGCGTCCCGGAGGTCATAGCGCCGTCGAAGACTATGACTTTTTTGGATAAATACTTAATGGCCGTGGTGGCGATAGCCATCGGCGTTTTACTCGGCCTGTTTTTGCGCACCTAG